A stretch of DNA from Candidatus Pseudomonas phytovorans:
CCGAACAGCCCGAGCCGTTCGCCAACCGCCATGATGCCGTGCAGCGTTTACTGACAGAGCAGTTCATCACCTTTCCGCGCTTTGTGCTGAGCGGGGCCTGGTGGAAAGCCTGGCGCGAGCGGCATAAACATCGGCGTTGATCTAACGATCATGCGCGATCTTGTGTAGGAGCGGCCTTGTGTCGCGATCGGGCTGCGCAGCAGCCCCAGTATTGCAGCTTCGCAGCAGAGATTGCCGGGGCCGCTTTGCGGCCCGATCGCGACACAAGGCCGCTCCTACAGGGAATTGTCGCTGCCTGTCAGGCGAACACGGTCACGGTCTGCCGGCTCAGCGCCAGCAACTCGCCCTCTGCCGTCCACAAGGCAGCAGCAGCATGCCCATAGCCGTCCCGCGCATGTTCGGTCTCCACGCAATACCGGCACCAGTCCAGCGTCGACAGCTTCGGCGTGGGCTGGATGAACTCGATGGTCCAGGTCAATGTGCTGCCTGCTGCAGGCTGCTTGAGAAACGGCATCAGGCTCGGTGGCCAGGCATCGACCAAGGCCAGCAAGTGCGCCTCATTGACCTGCTCTTCAGCCACATCCCGCAAGCGCACCCAGCCGCCCATCTTGCGCGACTGATTACCACTGAACGGCAACCCGCCCACTGCCCAGCGCAAGGCCACATGCCGCATGAACTCCGGTGTAACGCCCTTGATATAAGGCAACTCGGGAGCTGAGTCGCCGAGCGCCGGCATGTCCATGGCCGGTAATGCTGGCACATCGACCACCGAAGGCCGACCTGCACCGAAACTGCCCTGCACCAGAGTCACCACCTGGCCATCCTGAACAGCGCGGCCAAGCAAGGTGCTGACCGCCTTGCCTTCACGCAGCACCTCTACATCGAAACGGATCGGTACATCCGCAGCCGCAGGCGCAACGAAGCTGATGGCCAGCGAGCGTACAGGGCGGCTGTCGGAGAGTTTCCGGCGCATGGCCTCATAGACCATGGCCGCCATCAGCCCGCCAAAGGCAGCGCGGCCTTGGGCCCAGCTGGGCGGGATGCTGACGGCATCCGGGTTGGCCCGCACGGCGTCGAGCAGTTGGTTGAAGTTCATTGGCTGGCTCCTGCCCGCAGCGAAAAGGTCTGCCCATCGTAGCCAGCAAACCCCGGGCGATCAGCCCGCATATCGGTCAATTGTCGGGCTAGCGACGCGCCAGCGCCTGCTGCAGCGCATCCAGCGTCGCATCCGACTTGCGCTCCGCCTCGCGTAGCTCCCGCTCCCAAGCGGCCTTGCAGGGGGCCAGGTCAGCATGGTCGCGCGCCTGCAGCAACCACTGCAGGCGGTCATGCCAGTCGCCCAGGTCGCCCTGCGCCTTTTTCAGCAGACGCTGCAGCTTCCTCCCGGCGTGGTCGAGCTGCGGGTAGGCTTCGTCGCCATAACGCACACGCTTGATCAGCAGACGCAGGCGGTGACGGTCGTGAGCGGGGTCCTGCAAGGCTTCGTACAACGTACGCCACTGTTTGAGCAGGCGCTTGTCGATGCGTTTGTCCAGCGACTTGACCAACCCCTCGCGGCCTGCCGCCCGCAGGAACAACGGGAACGCGTCAACAATCGCCAGCACCCGGGTCAGCTGCGGGCTGGCAGCGACACTGGCAAAGGTCCGGCCCCGCCCTTCCAGGCGCCGCTGACCAGCTGCGGTATGGCCGCTCCCGATCAGCTCGGCTGCCAGCACTTCCCGGTCACGCAGCGGCGTAGTCAGGGTACCCAATGCGCTGGCGGCATCCTCCAATTGCTCCACTCCCGGCAGCCCGCGCAAGGGCCTGAGCAAGCTGCGCAGGCGCCGCAGGCTTATGCGCAGGTCGTGCAAGGCCTCGCTGTCGGTATCGGCCGCCAGGCGTTCACGGCAAGCCAGCAAGCGCACCTGCACGGCCAGTATCTGGGCAACGACATGGTCCAGCATTGCAGACATACAGCGCTCCTTGGTCAACGCCCGGCACGGGACTCACGAATGTAGAAGCGCGCCTTTTCGGCTTTGCGCGTACAGCTTTCGTAACCTTCGAACTGCTGCTGGGTCTTGGCACCGGTCAGCAGAGACAAGGCCTTGGAGTAACTCACAGCGCCGGCAAAGCCTTCGGCCTTGGCCAGGTCCAGTTCCTTCCAGGCGGCATCCAGCTGGGTCGCGCAGCTGTCACGGTAGGCCGTCTTGCCCGCGCAGCCAGCTAGGGCCAGGGCAATCAGTGGAAGGCAGATCCAGGCTTTCATCGGTAATACCTCAATGGAAAAAACAGTGGCTGTTCGACGCCCCGGCAGCTGAAAAGTGCCCTGCCTGGCCGGTTCGCCTGGCCAGTTTTATTACAGTAGCTCAGCACGATCTACATTGAAGCACAGCCTGTGATGGGTGCATTGTAGGACCATGGTTGCACTGGACGGGGAATATTCATGAGTAAACGCGTGGCGCTGGTATTGGGCTCGGGCGGAGCCCGAGGGTATGCACACATCGGTGTGATCGAAGAAATCGAGCGGCGCGGCTATGACATTGCCTGTATTGCAGGCTGCTCCATGGGTGCAGTGGTTGGCGGTATCTATGCTGCCGGCAAACTGACCGACTATCGCAACTGGATCGAGAGCCTCGACTACCTGGACGTGCTGCGCCTGGTCGACGTCAGCTTTCGCCTCGGCGCCATTCGAGGCGACAAAGTGTTCGGGCAAATCCGCAAGATCGTCGGCGAGATCAATATCGAGCAATTACGCATCCCCTACACAGCGGTTGCGACCGACCTCACCAACCAACAGGAAATCTGGTTCCAGGAAGGCTGCCTGCACCAGGCCATGCGCGCCTCGGCAGCCATCCCAAGCCTGTTCACCCCTGTAATGCAGGGCAGCCGCATGCTGGTCGAC
This window harbors:
- a CDS encoding thioesterase family protein; this translates as MNFNQLLDAVRANPDAVSIPPSWAQGRAAFGGLMAAMVYEAMRRKLSDSRPVRSLAISFVAPAAADVPIRFDVEVLREGKAVSTLLGRAVQDGQVVTLVQGSFGAGRPSVVDVPALPAMDMPALGDSAPELPYIKGVTPEFMRHVALRWAVGGLPFSGNQSRKMGGWVRLRDVAEEQVNEAHLLALVDAWPPSLMPFLKQPAAGSTLTWTIEFIQPTPKLSTLDWCRYCVETEHARDGYGHAAAALWTAEGELLALSRQTVTVFA
- a CDS encoding CHAD domain-containing protein, whose translation is MSAMLDHVVAQILAVQVRLLACRERLAADTDSEALHDLRISLRRLRSLLRPLRGLPGVEQLEDAASALGTLTTPLRDREVLAAELIGSGHTAAGQRRLEGRGRTFASVAASPQLTRVLAIVDAFPLFLRAAGREGLVKSLDKRIDKRLLKQWRTLYEALQDPAHDRHRLRLLIKRVRYGDEAYPQLDHAGRKLQRLLKKAQGDLGDWHDRLQWLLQARDHADLAPCKAAWERELREAERKSDATLDALQQALARR
- a CDS encoding lipoprotein produces the protein MKAWICLPLIALALAGCAGKTAYRDSCATQLDAAWKELDLAKAEGFAGAVSYSKALSLLTGAKTQQQFEGYESCTRKAEKARFYIRESRAGR